Proteins encoded together in one Telopea speciosissima isolate NSW1024214 ecotype Mountain lineage chromosome 6, Tspe_v1, whole genome shotgun sequence window:
- the LOC122664072 gene encoding uncharacterized protein LOC122664072: MYNMKLDTEPMHDRSTLVHRPVSKYLVNPLEMGDLNSENLILTEDKYRMPSDVKNQNSVKDVEKLPTEKHNEERVGKIPGLLHSVERDDLINERGSKMEESVAPYTIPSGEVELSEKEGECYTDKSVTECEVPEKISFFKVDAYHVVKDICVDVGVPSLGKILVEHSKEDDNHSFQTSYLDITEVGKKSVDHPSLIADEMKSLIGHYHNMDVSSRCDSENLLQKSKENIDAEDDTTMNSLVEHNLGEDVYMQCCSKNQLQKGEANIDTKDEIPHDKGERVVSENLLLFQNLEKENCHPESFQFTSDESQKHCGQEQLCSLEDLLQKSEGSVDANDEITKGVSDNVVPLSVLLLQEVDIQNSYPSSNFNGNEDQEQSKQDTSKEPISAHSAVCSVAEEPSESNCLNKAPFDSKVESGSITFNFDSPTRSSREDSPRNADHQQCLQTLPGGLEDGTLDNLTSSSRSFFIQHGHGESSFSAVGPPSASISHSGPIPYSGSISLRSDSSTTSTRSFAFPILNSEWNSSPVKMAKADQRHFRKYRGWMLNLLCCRF; this comes from the exons ATGTACAACATGAAACTTG ATACCGAGCCCATGCATGATCGTTCAACTCTGGTTCATAGGCCTGTTTCCAAATATCTTGTCAATCCTTTGGAGATGGGGGATTTAAATTCAGAAAATTTGATCTTGACGGAAGACAAATACAGAATGCCATCTGATGTAAAGAACCAAAACTCTGTGAAGGATGTAGAAAAATTACCAACTGAGAAGCACAATGAGGAGAGAGTGGGGAAGATACCCGGAttactccattctgttgagaGGGATGATTTAATAAATGAGAGAGGAAGCAAGATGGAAGAAAGTGTGGCACCTTACACAATCCCTTCAGGTGAAGTTGAATTGTCTGAGAAAGAAGGAGAATGTTATACTGATAAGAGTGTTACAGAATGTGAAGTACctgagaaaatttcatttttcaagGTGGATGCTTATCATGTGGTTAAGGACATCTGCGTTGATGTGGGAGTGCCTTCCCTGGGCAAGATTTTGGTAGAACATAGCAAGGAGGATGATAATCACAGCTTCCAGACTTCTTATTTGGATATTACTGAAGTGGGCAAAAAATCAGTTGACCACCCATCACTCATTGCAGATGAGATGAAATCTTTGATTGGGCATTATCATAATATGGATGTTTCCAGTCGATGTGATTCTGAGAATTTATTGCAGAAAAGCAAGGAAAATATTGATGCAGAAGATGATACCACCATGAATTCATTGGTTGAACATAACCTTGGTGAGGATGTTTACATGCAATGCTGTTCTAAGAATCAATTGCAGAAAGGAGAGGCAAATATTGATACCAAAGATGAGATCCCACATGACAAGGGTGAGAGAGTAGTAAGTGAGAATCTGCTTTTGTTTCAAAatttggagaaagagaactgCCACCCAGAGTCATTCCAATTTACGAGTGATGAAAGCCAGAAACATTGTGGCCAAGAGCAGCTCTGCAGTCTTGAGGATTTGTTGCAGAAAAGTGAAGGAAGTGTTGATGCAAATGATGAAATTACAAAAGGTGTCTCTGATAATGTTGTCCCTCTAAGCGTCCTTTTGTTGCAAGAGGTTGACATTCAAAATTCTTACCCGTCATCCAATTTTAATGGCAATGAAGATCAAGAACAATCTAAGCAG GATACAAGTAAAGAGCCAATTTCAGCACACTCTGCTGTGTGTTCTGTGGCTGAAGAACCCAGTGAGAGCAACTGTCTCAACAAGGCTCCATTTGATAGTAAGGTGGAAAGTGGAAGCATCACTTTCAATTTTGATTCTCCAACAAGAAGCAGTAGAGAGGACAGCCCACGAAATGCTGACCACCAACAATGTCTTCAGACTCTACCTGGGGGGCTTGAAGATGGAACATTGGATAATCTAACAAGTTCAAGCCGTAGCTTTTTTATTCAACATGGCCATGGAGAGTCAAGTTTCTCTGCAGTGGGTCCTCCATCAGCTTCAATATCACACTCAGGGCCCATACCATATTCTGGTAGCATTTCTCTCCGGTCAGATAGCAGCACAACCAGCACTCGTTCCTTTGCCTTCCCCAT ACTAAATTCAGAATGGAATAGCAGCCCTGTCAAAATGGCAAAAGCTGATCAGAGACATTTCCGGAAATATCGGGGTTGGATGCTCAATCTTCTCTGCTGTAGATTCTGA
- the LOC122664078 gene encoding dof zinc finger protein DOF5.4-like yields the protein MQEFQAMGSGGGGARVFGGDRRMRLQPNQALKCPRCDSINTKFCYYNNYNLSQPRHFCKNCRRYWTKGGVLRNVPVGGGCRKTKRSKPKPNPKPEEERKSTTSHSSSESSSHTTTTNEVASAPSSSSSASAVTAGLLNFHDSSLFVTQNPNLNTDFEPPLLDNLEQASDGGIFTEIGSFSSLMAASNPTCVGFNFSDISPFRFHHQQHQQQEEQDQKIVSMSEEMKLPELTTGFMDQTVPDNMAEMQSRNATGDGKRLTELDWPSSGDQELYNLGSSVDQSYWNQNQWADNDQPLYIP from the coding sequence ATGCAAGAATTTCAAGCGATGGggagtggaggaggaggagctcGGGTGTTTGGGGGAGATCGGAGAATGCGTTTGCAGCCGAACCAAGCCTTGAAATGCCCACGCTGTGACTCCATCAACACCAAATTCTGCTACTACAACAACTATAACCTCTCTCAACCTCGTCATTTCTGCAAGAACTGTCGGAGGTACTGGACCAAAGGGGGTGTCCTCCGTAACGTTCCCGTCGGGGGTGGCTGCCGCAAAACAAAGCGGTCCAAACCCAAACCTAACCCAAAACCAGAGGAGGAGAGGAAATCAACGACTTCGCATTCTAGCAGCGAGAGTTCCAGCCACACAACCACGACGAATGAAGTAGCTTCTGCGCCTTCGTCATCGAGCTCTGCTTCAGCAGTAACAGCAGGTTTGCTCAATTTCCATGATTCGAGTCTGTTTGTCACTCAGAACCCTAACCTGAATACAGATTTCGAGCCGCCGTTGTTGGATAACCTCGAGCAAGCGTCGGACGGTGGGATTTTCACGGAGATCGGGAGCTTTTCGAGCTTGATGGCAGCTTCGAATCCGACATGTGTGGGGTTTAATTTCTCCGATATATCGCCGTTTCGGTTCCATCACCAACAGcatcaacaacaagaagaacaaGACCAGAAGATAGTGAGCATGAGTGAGGAGATGAAGTTACCAGAATTAACAACGGGGTTCATGGATCAGACGGTGCCGGACAACATGGCTGAGATGCAGAGCCGGAACGCTACCGGAGATGGAAAAAGGTTGACGGAGTTAGATTGGCCGAGCAGTGGAGATCAAGAACTGTACAACTTGGGAAGCTCAGTAGATCAAAGTTATTGGAATCAGAATCAATGGGCTGATAACGATCAACCTCTCTACATCCCATGA
- the LOC122664080 gene encoding protein GOLVEN 6, with translation MHVSQVKKMELLAIATLCILSLLVTTSASYETKVFSSLDQVHDLGISLTNLPRKMRPVEEPSIVKRFKVEDSKPEANNKEVFSGNVQSQVMLNGKEGTRQRWMEKKEMWQFFTMDYSHVRRRQPVHNKALPTRP, from the exons ATGCATGTCTCCCAAGTGAAAAAAATGGAGCTGCTAGCCATTGCAACACTCTGTATTCTCTCCCTTTTGGTTACAACCTCTGCTTCTTATGAAACTAAAGTTTTTTCATCTCTTGACCAAG TTCATGATCTGGGTATTTCTCTTACCAACTTGCCAAGGAAGATGAGACCAGTTGAGGAACCATCCATT GTTAAAAGATTCAAGGTTGAGGACTCAAAACCAGAAGCTAACAACAAAGAAGTCTTTTCAG GTAATGTACAAAGTCAAGTGATGTTAAACGGCAAAGAAGGGACAAGACAGAgatggatggagaagaaggagatgtggCAGTTTTTCACAATGGATTATAGCCACGTAAGACGTAGACAACCAGTACATAACAAGGCTTTGCCAACTAGACCCTGA